A genomic segment from Glycine soja cultivar W05 chromosome 18, ASM419377v2, whole genome shotgun sequence encodes:
- the LOC114396078 gene encoding serine/threonine-protein phosphatase 7 long form homolog, protein MGYLKINASLISALIERWRPETHTFHMRCGECTITLQDVSVLLGISVDGLPLIGPTNLDWADLCEELLGVRPQEDEIRGSVVKLSWLAHHFAQINNDDDEEQVRRFARAWILRFIGGVLFVDKSSNKVSLRYLQFLRDFEECGRYAWGAAVLGFLYREMCNATDYKTKSIGGMCILLQMWAWERCPTLAPKRTPSQVENTPLGHRWLRRGNQHIGNDDVRVFRRKLDIMKRHEFVWEPYPSTVISLLPPVCLVGSLAWYAVVPLICFQVIEWHQPDRVLRQFGMQQPIPESPSQPLNIHGITLKGKHDENWGQLFAPMIDQWNNRHAFRVDAYPRQEGLLSFNSDYMVWYRRKTKMFVDPANAKTATLGEVAEALQYMVSPQGRNTCTFDDLVPYVEKITILSEEQERVTEPVSHGPASERQFPAQQFHMLQSSIETQGIDRRRDIVEAEEYSQQMAERGHGMYYTPQTFAEYPTQMYQYPFQGHHTDTSASQQSFGGVAETQAHFSWPTMTPSQQYHGPIPTPNAPLGTQWNVPGQIPNTGDLFGVDLRHAFSAEADEEEAGRHRGRRNPDRQARRWDRPCGTSSRHHGHQNE, encoded by the exons ATGgggtacttaaaaataaatgcctcATTAATTAGTGCTCTgatagaaagatggaggccggaaacacatacctttcacatgagatgcggagaATGTACTATTACTCTCCAAGACGTCTCTGTATTGTTAGGTATAAGTGTGGATGGTTTACCATTAATCggtccaacaaatcttgattgggctgatttatgtgaggaattattgggagtcagaccacaagaAGATGAAATTAGAGGTAGTGTGGTgaaattaagttggctggctcaccattttgcCCAAATAAATAATGACGACGACGAAGAACAAGTACGAAGGTTTGCCCGTGCATGGATATTGAGATTCATTGGAGGTGTCTTGTTCGTTGATAAAAGCAGTAACAAAGTTTCGCTAAGataccttcaatttttacgtgactttgaagaatgtggcagatatgcatggggagctgccGTACTTGGTTTTCtatacagagagatgtgcaatgccaccgattataaaactaaatcaatcggaggtatgtgcatcttactacaaatgtgggcatgggaacgatgtccaaccttggctccaaagaggactccttcCCAAGTAGAAAATACACCACTGGGGCATAG gtggctgcgacgtggaaaccaacatatcGGCAATGATGATGTGAGAGTTTTTCGTCGCAAGTTAGATATTATGAAACGTCATGAG tttgtgtgGGAGCCGTACCCATCAACCGTAATATCACTGTTGCCTCCCGTTTGTTTAGTCGGAAGTCTCGCGTGGTAcgcggtggtgccactaatttgtttccaagttattgagtggcaccaaccggaCAGAGTATTGAGACAATTTGGGATGCAACAGCCAATTCCAGAGTCTCCTTCACAACCCTTAAACATTCATGGCATAACATTGAAAGGGAAACATGACGAAAATTGGGGGCAATTGTTCGCCCCAATGATTGATCAGTGGAATAATCGCCATGCATTTAGGGTCGACGCTTATCCCCGACAAGAaggcctattgagttttaactcggactacatggtctggtataggcgaaagacaaagatgtttgttgacccaGCAAATGCAAAGAcggctacattg GGTGAAGTTGCGGAGGCATTACAATACATGgtgtctcctcaagggaggaatACATGCACatttgatgatctcgtgccttatgtggaaaaaattacaattttatccgaagagcaagagagagtcactgagccagtgtcacatggtcccgcatcagagcgtcaatttcctgcacaacagtttcacatgcttcagtcaAGTATTGAAACTCAGGGGATAGACAGAAGAAGGGACATTGTTGAAGCGGaagaatattcccaacaaatggcggagcgtggccatggaatgtattacacgccacaaACATTTGCTGAGTATCCGACCCAGATGTATCAATATCCTTTTCAGGGTCATCACACTGATACTTCTGCAAGCCAGCAATCGTtcggtggtgttgcggaaacacaagctcatttttcatggcccacaatgaccccttcacagcaatatcatggcccaattccaacacctaatgccccgTTAGGAACACAATGGAATGTACCGGGACAAATACCTAATACGGGTGACTTATTCGGTGTTGATTTGCGGCACGCATTTTCTGCGGAGGCTGACGAAGAAGAAGCGGGGAGGCATCGgggcagaagaaatcctgatcgccaagcacgaagatgggatcgaccatgtggcacatcctcacgaCATCACGGACACCAAAATGAATGA
- the LOC114396912 gene encoding uncharacterized protein LOC114396912, with amino-acid sequence MEDTKGDKGAVTVGTTGTISLLMTRELDQMSSVPHQEVSSTSKPRISVSSGSATPKRPQPRKSFEASSSSSSRSSSILNHISPGIGPKTKLNGKHTHQIPILGYQNLPLETSPVTKKKDKKKKSKIVEVVDIKCGYVDKTWATPITNSLKKLGFSKLSESIT; translated from the coding sequence ATGGAAGATACCAAGGGTGACAAAGGAGCTGTCACAGTAGGAACCACTGGAACAATCAGCTTGTTGATGACAAGGGAATTGGATCAGATGTCTTCTGTTCCACACCAGGAAGTATCTTCAACAAGTAAACCTCGAATTTCAGTTTCGAGTGGTAGTGCTACGCCAAAACGACCACAACCAAGAAAATCATTTGAAGCCAGCAGTAGTAGCAGCAGCAGAAGTAGTAGCATCTTAAACCATATAAGTCCTGGGATTGGCCCCAAAACAAAACTTAATGGCAAACATACCCATCAAATACCCATTCTTGGTTACCAGAACCTTCCACTGGAGACAAGTCCAGTTACGAAGAAAAaggataagaagaaaaaatctaaaattgttGAAGTAGTGGACATCAAATGTGGCTATGTAGATAAAACTTGGGCTACCCCTATAACAAATTCTCTCAAGAAGTTGGGTTTCTCTAAGCTCTCTGAGAGCATTACCTAA
- the LOC114396526 gene encoding DEAD-box ATP-dependent RNA helicase 28-like isoform X2, translating into MSPSFVFDPPSDEEIEHSEHEEEEESEEEPESGSGTGSESESEGEGEEEEGHEEARVPKKKKKKTQSPWDFAKYTESVAEEHARRSTTSVDEKISKALKQRSTPLVAELDHSSESEPDEQEDYRPEEEDEEEGNDGDSKSFFAPSDGTSFHADSFLQLNLSRPLLRACEALGYSKPTPIQAACIPLALSGRDICGSAITGSGKTAAFALPTLERLLFRPKRMRAIRVLILTPTRELAVQVHSMIEKLAQFTDIRCCLVVGGLSTKVQEAALRTMPDIVVATPGRMIDHLRNAMSVDLDDLAVLILDEADRLLELGFSAEIQELVRLCPKKRQTMLFSATMTEEVDELIKLSLSKPLRLSADPSTKRPATLTEEVVRIRRMREVNQEAVLLAMCSKTFTSKVIIFSGTKQAAHRLKIIFGLAGSKAAELHGNLTQAQRLEALEQFRKQQVDFLVATDVAARGLDIIGVQTVINFACPRDLTSYVHRVGRTARAGREGYAVTFVTDNDRSLLKAIAKRAGSKLKSRIVAEQSIHKWSHIIEQMEDQISEVLQEEREERVLRKAEMEATKAENMIAHREEIFSRPKRTWFVTEKEKKLASKASKASMDNSKSSGKDVISAEQAENLRMKEKRKREREKHLPRKQRRKLEAAREMLEDEEEDGKQVEAKGGNKKDKGGMSLVDLAYRRAKAVKAVKKALDSGKIVEKNKKKSNNNSRKTPSRTEEMRELFQTDMKDKKPKRGVGGGKKSKSSFKSKSRYKRK; encoded by the exons ATGTCGCCTAGTTTCGTCTTCGATCCTCCTAGCGACGAAGAAATCGAACACTCTGaacacgaagaagaagaagaatccgAAGAAGAACCAGAGTCAGGATCAGGAACAGGATCAGAATCAGAGtcagaaggagaaggagaagaagaagaagggcacGAAGAAGCGCGGGTtccgaagaagaagaagaagaaaacgcAGTCTCCATGggactttgctaaatacacggAATCAGTGGCGGAGGAACACGCTCGCAGGAGCACAACCTCGGTCGACGAGAAAATCTCCAAAGCACTCAAACAACGTTCCACGCCGCTCGTTGCTGAGCTTGACCACAGCTCCGAGTCCGAACCTGATGAACAA GAAGATTATAGACcagaggaagaagatgaagaagagggTAATGATGGTGATAGCAAATCCTTTTTTGCTCCTTCTGATGGAACCTCTTTCCATGCTGATTCCTTCTTGCAGCTCAATCTGTCTCGCCCTTTGCTCCGGGCTTGTGAGGCCTTGGGGTATTCTAAACCAACGCCAATTCAg GCAGCTTGTATTCCATTGGCATTGAGTGGTCGTGATATATGTGGTAGTGCCATTACTGGGTCAGGGAAG ACAGCTGCATTTGCACTACCTACTTTAGAGAGGTTGTTGTTCCGTCCAAAGCGCATGCGTGCAATAAGGGTCCTCATTCTTACTCCAACCAGAGAGTTGGCAGTCca AGTTCACAGTATGATAGAGAAGCTTGCTCAGTTTACTGATATAAGGTGTTGCCTGGTTGTTGGGGGTCTGTCAACAAAG GTGCAAGAGGCTGCTTTGAGAACAATGCCAGACATTGTTGTGGCTACTCCAGGACGCATGATAGACCATTTACGCAATGCTATGTCCGTGGATTTGGATGATCTTGCTGTTCTAATCCTTGATGAGGCTGATCGTCTTTTGGAGCTTGGATTTAGTGCTGAAATTCAAGAACTT GTTCGCTTGTGTCCCAAAAAAAGGCAGACTATGTTGTTTTCAGCAACAATGACTGAGGAGGTTGACGAACTTATTAAACTTTCCCTGTCAAAGCCCTTGCGTCTTTCTGCTGACCCATCTACAAAACGGCCAGCAACCTTGACTGAGGA AGTTGTTAGAATACGAAGAATGCGTGAAGTAAATCAGGAAGCAGTTCTTCTTGCAATGTGCTCCAAAACTTTTACTTCCAAAGTCATCATCTTCAG TGGAACAAAGCAAGCTGCGCATAGATTGAAGATTATATTTGGATTAGCTGGCTCAAAAGCTGCTGAGCTTCATGGAAATCTTACTCAAGCCCAGCGCCTTGAG GCTTTGGAACAGTTCAGGAAGCAGCAAGTGGATTTTTTGGTTGCAACAGATGTGGCTGCCCGT GGCCTTGACATTATTGGTGTTCAAACAGTTATCAACTTTGCATGTCCACGCGATCTTACTAG cTATGTTCATCGAGTTGGTCGTACTGCAAGAGCTGGAAGAGAAGGATATGCagtcacttttgtgactgacaATGACCGATCACTTTTAAAAGCCATT GCAAAGAGGGCAGGTTCAAAGCTGAAAAGCCGCATTGTTGCCGAGCAATCTATACATAAGTGGTCTCATATAATTGAGCAAATGGAAGACCAAATTTCTGAAGTACTTCAAGAAGAGAg AGAAGAAAGAGTTCTAAGAAAAGCCGAAATGGAGGCCACAAAG GCTGAAAACATGATTGCACATAGGGAAGAGATCTTTTCCCGCCCCAAAAGAACCTGGTTTGTCACAGAGAAGGAGAAAAAGCTTGCTTCAAAAGCATCCAAG GCATCCATGGATAATAGCAAGAGTTCTGGGAAAGATGTAATTAGTGCTGAACAAGCTGAAAACCTTAGAATGAAGGAGAAGAGGAAGCGAGAGCGTGAG AAACATTTGCCTAGAAAGCAGCGTAGAAAGTTGGAAGCAGCTAGAGAGATGCTGGAGGATGAGGAGGAGGATGGTAAACAAGTAGAG GCTAAGGGGGGGAATAAAAAAGACAAGGGTGGAATGTCACTTGTTGATCTTGCATACCGACGGGCAAAAGCAGTAAAGGCTGTCAAGAAGGCATTAGATTCTGGCAAGATTGTggagaagaataaaaagaaatctAATAATAATTCCCGGAAAACTCCTTCAAGGACAGAAGAGATGCGGGAGCTATTCCAGACTGACATGAAGGATAAAAAGCCAAAAAGAGGTGTTGGAGGAGGAAAGAAGTCAAAGAGTTCATTCAAAAGCAAGTCAag GTACAAGCGCAAGTAG
- the LOC114396526 gene encoding DEAD-box ATP-dependent RNA helicase 28-like isoform X1: protein MSPSFVFDPPSDEEIEHSEHEEEEESEEEPESGSGTGSESESEGEGEEEEGHEEARVPKKKKKKTQSPWDFAKYTESVAEEHARRSTTSVDEKISKALKQRSTPLVAELDHSSESEPDEQVEDYRPEEEDEEEGNDGDSKSFFAPSDGTSFHADSFLQLNLSRPLLRACEALGYSKPTPIQAACIPLALSGRDICGSAITGSGKTAAFALPTLERLLFRPKRMRAIRVLILTPTRELAVQVHSMIEKLAQFTDIRCCLVVGGLSTKVQEAALRTMPDIVVATPGRMIDHLRNAMSVDLDDLAVLILDEADRLLELGFSAEIQELVRLCPKKRQTMLFSATMTEEVDELIKLSLSKPLRLSADPSTKRPATLTEEVVRIRRMREVNQEAVLLAMCSKTFTSKVIIFSGTKQAAHRLKIIFGLAGSKAAELHGNLTQAQRLEALEQFRKQQVDFLVATDVAARGLDIIGVQTVINFACPRDLTSYVHRVGRTARAGREGYAVTFVTDNDRSLLKAIAKRAGSKLKSRIVAEQSIHKWSHIIEQMEDQISEVLQEEREERVLRKAEMEATKAENMIAHREEIFSRPKRTWFVTEKEKKLASKASKASMDNSKSSGKDVISAEQAENLRMKEKRKREREKHLPRKQRRKLEAAREMLEDEEEDGKQVEAKGGNKKDKGGMSLVDLAYRRAKAVKAVKKALDSGKIVEKNKKKSNNNSRKTPSRTEEMRELFQTDMKDKKPKRGVGGGKKSKSSFKSKSRYKRK, encoded by the exons ATGTCGCCTAGTTTCGTCTTCGATCCTCCTAGCGACGAAGAAATCGAACACTCTGaacacgaagaagaagaagaatccgAAGAAGAACCAGAGTCAGGATCAGGAACAGGATCAGAATCAGAGtcagaaggagaaggagaagaagaagaagggcacGAAGAAGCGCGGGTtccgaagaagaagaagaagaaaacgcAGTCTCCATGggactttgctaaatacacggAATCAGTGGCGGAGGAACACGCTCGCAGGAGCACAACCTCGGTCGACGAGAAAATCTCCAAAGCACTCAAACAACGTTCCACGCCGCTCGTTGCTGAGCTTGACCACAGCTCCGAGTCCGAACCTGATGAACAAGTA GAAGATTATAGACcagaggaagaagatgaagaagagggTAATGATGGTGATAGCAAATCCTTTTTTGCTCCTTCTGATGGAACCTCTTTCCATGCTGATTCCTTCTTGCAGCTCAATCTGTCTCGCCCTTTGCTCCGGGCTTGTGAGGCCTTGGGGTATTCTAAACCAACGCCAATTCAg GCAGCTTGTATTCCATTGGCATTGAGTGGTCGTGATATATGTGGTAGTGCCATTACTGGGTCAGGGAAG ACAGCTGCATTTGCACTACCTACTTTAGAGAGGTTGTTGTTCCGTCCAAAGCGCATGCGTGCAATAAGGGTCCTCATTCTTACTCCAACCAGAGAGTTGGCAGTCca AGTTCACAGTATGATAGAGAAGCTTGCTCAGTTTACTGATATAAGGTGTTGCCTGGTTGTTGGGGGTCTGTCAACAAAG GTGCAAGAGGCTGCTTTGAGAACAATGCCAGACATTGTTGTGGCTACTCCAGGACGCATGATAGACCATTTACGCAATGCTATGTCCGTGGATTTGGATGATCTTGCTGTTCTAATCCTTGATGAGGCTGATCGTCTTTTGGAGCTTGGATTTAGTGCTGAAATTCAAGAACTT GTTCGCTTGTGTCCCAAAAAAAGGCAGACTATGTTGTTTTCAGCAACAATGACTGAGGAGGTTGACGAACTTATTAAACTTTCCCTGTCAAAGCCCTTGCGTCTTTCTGCTGACCCATCTACAAAACGGCCAGCAACCTTGACTGAGGA AGTTGTTAGAATACGAAGAATGCGTGAAGTAAATCAGGAAGCAGTTCTTCTTGCAATGTGCTCCAAAACTTTTACTTCCAAAGTCATCATCTTCAG TGGAACAAAGCAAGCTGCGCATAGATTGAAGATTATATTTGGATTAGCTGGCTCAAAAGCTGCTGAGCTTCATGGAAATCTTACTCAAGCCCAGCGCCTTGAG GCTTTGGAACAGTTCAGGAAGCAGCAAGTGGATTTTTTGGTTGCAACAGATGTGGCTGCCCGT GGCCTTGACATTATTGGTGTTCAAACAGTTATCAACTTTGCATGTCCACGCGATCTTACTAG cTATGTTCATCGAGTTGGTCGTACTGCAAGAGCTGGAAGAGAAGGATATGCagtcacttttgtgactgacaATGACCGATCACTTTTAAAAGCCATT GCAAAGAGGGCAGGTTCAAAGCTGAAAAGCCGCATTGTTGCCGAGCAATCTATACATAAGTGGTCTCATATAATTGAGCAAATGGAAGACCAAATTTCTGAAGTACTTCAAGAAGAGAg AGAAGAAAGAGTTCTAAGAAAAGCCGAAATGGAGGCCACAAAG GCTGAAAACATGATTGCACATAGGGAAGAGATCTTTTCCCGCCCCAAAAGAACCTGGTTTGTCACAGAGAAGGAGAAAAAGCTTGCTTCAAAAGCATCCAAG GCATCCATGGATAATAGCAAGAGTTCTGGGAAAGATGTAATTAGTGCTGAACAAGCTGAAAACCTTAGAATGAAGGAGAAGAGGAAGCGAGAGCGTGAG AAACATTTGCCTAGAAAGCAGCGTAGAAAGTTGGAAGCAGCTAGAGAGATGCTGGAGGATGAGGAGGAGGATGGTAAACAAGTAGAG GCTAAGGGGGGGAATAAAAAAGACAAGGGTGGAATGTCACTTGTTGATCTTGCATACCGACGGGCAAAAGCAGTAAAGGCTGTCAAGAAGGCATTAGATTCTGGCAAGATTGTggagaagaataaaaagaaatctAATAATAATTCCCGGAAAACTCCTTCAAGGACAGAAGAGATGCGGGAGCTATTCCAGACTGACATGAAGGATAAAAAGCCAAAAAGAGGTGTTGGAGGAGGAAAGAAGTCAAAGAGTTCATTCAAAAGCAAGTCAag GTACAAGCGCAAGTAG